One Chondrinema litorale genomic window, AAACAACTGAGTGAATTCACAGTAAATCAAACTACAGCATTTACTAAAAGTGTAATTGAATTCGATAGCAAGAAAAATAAAATGTATTCAGGTGATAATATTGCATTTTCTTCAGACACATCTTATATGATGAAAATGAGCTATGGTAAAGACAAATTTGTAGAGTTTAACGAAAAGGGTAGACCATTTAAATTCTACGATACATGGGCACATATGAGGGATAATCCGACCCCAGATAATGTAATTTCAGCACTATACAATGGTACATTTAAAAATGATAATAGCCGGGAAAACTTTATTTTGGCATCAATAGATGTAGATGTAATAGAGCTTTTGAAAAAGAAAGATAACGAAATTATCTCGTTGAGAGGACCGGTACATTTTGAGCCAAAATTCTCCATAGATTATTCTGCTGGAGTTCCATTGTTAGCAATTGATAATAAAAGCTCTAAATATATGTATTTGGATGCTGCCTTTGGTAAGGAGTTTTTTTATGCCTTATTTTCAGGGGATAAAAGTTATCCTTGTGGAGATATTTTTGTGTTTGATTATGAGGGCAACCCACAGAAACATTATCAAGTAGATAGAAAAATTAAACAGTTTGATGTAGACGAAACAGATGGTAAAATTTATGCATTAACAGGTGGTGATCCTCAACCCAATATTATAATTTTTGATTTGTAGTAAGTAAATAATTTGCTTTAAGACTTCGTGTAAAATAATTGAAATATAAAAAGTAGTTTAAGTGGTAAAATTAAACTGAACTACTAGAAATAATTACGCAAAAAATACCTTTTAACTATAATTAAGCACTTTTTTTGTTTTGCTTACAATTGATAAGTCCTTAAAGTAAATCTATTAATAGCATATTATTCACCATGAAAAAACTCATTTTTTTATCTGTCACCATCTCACTTTTTATCTTCTCATGCACAAATGAAAAAACATCCAATGTAGTAGAAGAAGAAACTGTTAAAACAACATTAAGTGATAAGGTTTATACAAACTCGGAAGTAAGACATTTTTTAGAAAAATTTCCTTTTATTGAGAAAGAGGTTGAGCTAACACCTTTAAAAGAGATTGTATCAGCTCCTTATCAGTTGTTTAAATTAGATACCACATTAATTATGGTGGGTGCTAGCAATTCTGAGCATGCAGCCTCTGTTTGGAATATCAAAGATGGTTCTTACATCAAAAGTATATTACCAATAGGCAAGGGGCCGGGAGAGTATTTGCCACCATTGTTTTGTACCATGAATGGAAGAACTTTATCTGCTTATGAAGAATCTAAAAAATCCTTTTACAGATTTACACTTTCACCTCAATACGATGCTGAATTAACTTACAGATCAAAAGAGCTATTATCGCCACCACCGGCTTATGTTTATGAAATTGATAGTACTTCTTTTTTAAGCATTCCAAGAACAGAAGCAACCAGAATTATGATATATAATAACGATTGCGATTTGCTCTATAAAGGTGCAGATTTTCCCGATAATATGGAGCAAAACGATTTGAGTGCAGCTGTTAAATTTTTTGTTTATCAAGGTTTTTGCGACATTAAGCCTGATAAAACTAAATGCGCGATTGTATCTGTATTTACTGGAAATTTTGAAATCTATAGCCTAACCGATAATAAGGTTGAAGAGGTATTTGCAGAGGAAGTGAGCAAATCTATTAAGCTAGAAGGTTATGCAGATAATGAGCAGGGGCAATATGCAGCAGTAGATAGAAATCACCCAAGAGGATTTGAGAATTTGTATGCAGGTGAAGAGTATTTATACCTGTTATATATTGGTAAAAGTGATGCAGAAAAAGAAGCGAAATTTAATCCACTTTTGCTTAAATACGACTGGGAAGGCAAGCGAATTGCTGCTTATAAAGTTGATAGCAAGATACAAACTTTCACCATAGACGAAGCTGAAAATAAATTCTATGGTATTGATGCAAATGCAGAAAACCTAGTAACATTTGAGCTTTAAAAATATATTAGAAAGGGTAAATTTTAGGGAAGCAACTAGAAAATTAATAAAAGGCTACATTTTGGTCAAGGAAGAAATTTCTAATGAGTTGTTTTCTATCTGAGAAATCTTCTAAAATATCCATCAACTTGTCCTTCAAATCTGTCAATGATTTGAAGGCAAGATTTTTCAAATCAATATTTTTAATATACGCCCATACATGTTCATCCGGATTTACTTCTGGGCTATATGCAGGTTGTTTCACCAATTTAAGTCTTCCTTTTGGTAACTTTTCTAATAACTGATGTACTGCTTTGCAATCATGGACACTTGCTTGATCCCAAATTAAAGTAATGGGATCTGGTTCATCTGCTAATAGCTGTTCTAAGAACCAGACAATATCTTCCCCTTTGTAAGGCTGTTTACTGGTGGTATAAGTAAAATCTCCCTCACTACTGATGGCTGAACAAACAAAGATATGCTCAAAAGATTTTGACCATATTTCAACAGGAAAGGGATTGGCTTGAGGCAAAAAACATTTTTGTAGTTTTGGTGTAACAAAAAAAGAAGCTTCATCTCCATAATAGACCTTCCTGCCTTCTTTTTTAGCTGTTTTCAGTAAATTAGGCAATCGTTGTTTTTTCCATTTCTTTACGAGGTTAGGATTTTTTCTGGGTTCTTTCTTTGGAGGCTTCCGGTAGCTAAAACCCCATAGATGTAACAGTGTACCAATATGTTGAAGGCTATACTCAACATCAAAGAGTTGTTTTATCTGACAAAAAACTCTTTTCCTTGTTCATCCTTGGGTAGGAAAACCAGCTTTAGTAGCCCCTCTGACTAAATGAGCTTGGAGTTCTTGCTGTTGAGCTAGGGTAAGTTTTGGGCTAGCTCCTGGATGTTTTTTCTTTTTGATGCCAGAAATACCAGTTTGCTCATAAGTGGAAAGAACTTGACTAACTAAGCCTTGACTACACTCAAGTACCTCTGCAATACTTTGTTGTTTTAGTCCTCTCTTCGATAAGCGAACCACTAACTTTCTCCTATATTCTCTAATGTCGGTATCTTTTGTTATTCTATCCATAGTTATAAAATAATAAAAAATACCGACTTTATTAATTCTCTATTTTCGGGGCTATAATTGAGCCTTTCTTTACTTTTATGCTATTCAATTAAGTACAACATTCAGATTAGCCGCTTTCTTGAAATAGATATTAAACTGAAATTATGAAGCTACTGCCGATCCTTTCCATCATTTTACTAGTAATTGCTTGCACCCCAAAAGATGCTGATAATGCAATTACACAAACAGAAAGAGATGAAATCGTCAATGTAACAGACAAAATAACTGAGGTCGATTTAGATTCTCTAATGCTCGGAATGTCGCATTTACATTTACTAGATAGTTTCTTAATTGTTGCAGAAAACAAAGCTTTAAACTCAGAAGTGATACACATATTCAATAAGAATACTTTTAATTACATTACTAGCACTGGTGTACTTGGTAGAGGTCCTGGAGAGATTTCGAGAATTGGTAATTTAAGTATAGATGAACAGCGCAAAATAATTTGGGTGCCAGACCATGGAAAAGAAGTACTGTTTAAATTTCCCTTAGATAGTATTTTAAATAATCCATCTTTTTTACCTACAGAAAAGTTAAAGCTAGACCCAAGTTTATTTATCACAAATTTCAGTTTTTTAAACGATAGTATCGCTCTTGGACTTGGAATAGAACCCACTTCTAATAATACCTTTAACATGGCTACTGTTAAACTCAATGTTGTAAATAATACTACAGAAAAATTTGGTTTCGAATTTAATGAGCTTGAAAAGATTAGATTCAACTTTGCCATGTCTAAGTCAAAAAACCGATATGTAAAATGCTTTCGCAATGTCGATTTAATTACAATTTGTGATTTAGAAGGAAACCTAATTCGTAATGTATTTGGACCCAATTGGGGTAAGAAATTTAAACCCAGACATAGTTTTTTTTCTGGTGTAGAAATAACGGATACAAACATTATTGCTGCTTACATTGGTGATGAAAGTATTGTATTTGATGAAAGCAATACACCCAAAGGGAATATACCAACCAAACTCATGTTTTTCGATTTGGAAGGGAATTACCAAAAGACAATAGAAACAGGCAGCAAAGTGTGGAGCTTTTGTATAGATAATGAAAATAACAGAGTGATCTGCTTCTTTAACGATCGCTTAAATCCCATTGGGTATTTTAGTTTGTAGCTACATGCCTTAATTCAAAGCAGATACTCTTTTAACCACAGTAAAGAATCTAAAACCAACAGATAACCCGGTAATCTATTTAGTGAAGTTTAAAGATTATTAACTATTAAATTTTCAAAATGCAGTAAAACTGCACTTTGAATAACTAGTTTAGCCGTGTCAGTTAGTTACCAACTATATATTTGTCCATTTTTTAATAACAATTACCAGCTTGCTTTCAAAAAAATTAGCTAATGAAAAACAAGATCATTTTTTTAATTTTTATTTATATACTTAGCCTTTTAGGGTGTCAACATCAAGAAACAACGTACACTAAATTAGAAGCTGAAAATGCAGTGTTTATCGATATAGATCATCCATCTGAGGTTTCTTTTAAAGATTATTTTTCGAATATTGAAATTATACCTTTAGAAACTAATGAAAATTCTCTAATTGCTAGGCAGGGGAAAACGCTTTATCATGATCACAAATTTTTCTTATTGGATAAGAGCCAGAATGCGCTGTTTATTTTTACTGATAAAGGGAAATTTATTAAGAAAATTCAACGAGTTGGAAGAGGTCCTGGTGAATATACTTTGGTTTACGATTTTAATATTAATCCTTACACAAATAATTTAGAACTTCTTGATCCTAGAGGAGCTATTTTAGTTTACAATTTAGATGGAGAATTTATTAGTGAAATCAGCTTACCTAATGATAATAGCGCTTATCATAATTTTATAAATGTTTCTCCTGATACTGTTTTATTTTATACTGCTTCAAATGAAAAAGTATTTTCATTATACGCTAGAAGTAAAGATGAAATACTGAGACAGTTTTATGATGCTCTACATCATAATTTTCCTATAAAAACTCAAAACACGCCACTATATAAATCTAATGGTAATATTTATTATACTGATGCTGCTCAAAACCATTTTTATAAATATGAAAATGATAGTTTAATAAGTCAATACACGTGGGATTTTGGTAAATATAATTTCAATCTTTATGAAGAATTGCCATTAGATCAAGATGTTTTGTCTCTTTTAAAATATTTTAAAAACATTGAAAATAATAAAGATAATGCAGCTTATAATGTTCAAGCAAGATTAGTTACGAATAACTACGTTTTCACTTCATTCTTTTTTGTACAAGGTGGAGAGCAAAAGTTTGGCAATATTATCTACAACACTCAAACTGATCAGTCTGAATTTTTTGAACAGTTTAAAGAGGGTGGTAACTTTTATTCAGCAAATATATGTGCCGGTGGAATTTATGATGTAATACCACCTCAAGTAATAACAAATCAAGATTTAGGCATTATTGGACCATCGCTAGAAATGCTAAGTGAAACCGATAAAGAAAAGTGGAGCAAAATAACTTTAAACGATAATCCAGTGATTATTAGATATACTTTTAAAGAAGGTATGGTGAGTAAAAACTAAATTTTGTAACCTTATTTTAATCATTTGTGTATAGAAATGAGAATTTGTTTACGCATACTTTTTTGAAAGCCTTAATCCGATTTTTAATTAAAAACCAACATTTTTTCAGCAAATCATTTTTACATTAATCTCTATTAATGATCAAACATTTAAGTATCAGACTTACTACACTATTTGTTTTACTCTATATAAATGCTTTTAATACAAATCAGCATAACAATAATTCAAATAGCTCAAAAGTGATAAGTGTCCCTATCAATTTCGATAATAAGGTAGATCAAATTGCATTGTCAGAAATTGTATATTCTATTTATTACATTCCTTTAAAAACTAGTGATGCAGATTTAATGGCAGATGTTTCTAAAATTCTGGATTATAATAACCAATATTTTATTTCAGATACAGAAGATAATCTGTTTTGCTTTAATGAATATGGAGATTTTATATACAAGATTGATAGGCAAGGTAAAGGGCCTGGTGAGTACCTTCGGTTAAGAGATTTTACTATAGATAAAGCAAAGCAAGCTTTGGTGATCTCTGATGATGTTAGTTTGAAATACTATAAAATTGATAATGGGGAATTTATAGAAGAGAAGCCAGCACCAACATACAAAATGGAATATTTGGATAAAGGTAAGTATTTGTTAGATGCTTCATTTAATACAAATGCAAAATTGGCTCAAGAAGGAGAATTATATTCTATTATTCTGGCTGATAGTGAAGCTAAAATTAAAGACAGCTATTTACTTTTTGATGCTTCCATTAACTCAGAAGTAAATATGTATTTTA contains:
- a CDS encoding BF3164 family lipoprotein; the encoded protein is MKKLIFLSVTISLFIFSCTNEKTSNVVEEETVKTTLSDKVYTNSEVRHFLEKFPFIEKEVELTPLKEIVSAPYQLFKLDTTLIMVGASNSEHAASVWNIKDGSYIKSILPIGKGPGEYLPPLFCTMNGRTLSAYEESKKSFYRFTLSPQYDAELTYRSKELLSPPPAYVYEIDSTSFLSIPRTEATRIMIYNNDCDLLYKGADFPDNMEQNDLSAAVKFFVYQGFCDIKPDKTKCAIVSVFTGNFEIYSLTDNKVEEVFAEEVSKSIKLEGYADNEQGQYAAVDRNHPRGFENLYAGEEYLYLLYIGKSDAEKEAKFNPLLLKYDWEGKRIAAYKVDSKIQTFTIDEAENKFYGIDANAENLVTFEL
- a CDS encoding helix-turn-helix domain-containing protein; its protein translation is MDRITKDTDIREYRRKLVVRLSKRGLKQQSIAEVLECSQGLVSQVLSTYEQTGISGIKKKKHPGASPKLTLAQQQELQAHLVRGATKAGFPTQG
- a CDS encoding 6-bladed beta-propeller, with product MKLLPILSIILLVIACTPKDADNAITQTERDEIVNVTDKITEVDLDSLMLGMSHLHLLDSFLIVAENKALNSEVIHIFNKNTFNYITSTGVLGRGPGEISRIGNLSIDEQRKIIWVPDHGKEVLFKFPLDSILNNPSFLPTEKLKLDPSLFITNFSFLNDSIALGLGIEPTSNNTFNMATVKLNVVNNTTEKFGFEFNELEKIRFNFAMSKSKNRYVKCFRNVDLITICDLEGNLIRNVFGPNWGKKFKPRHSFFSGVEITDTNIIAAYIGDESIVFDESNTPKGNIPTKLMFFDLEGNYQKTIETGSKVWSFCIDNENNRVICFFNDRLNPIGYFSL
- a CDS encoding 6-bladed beta-propeller; its protein translation is MKNKIIFLIFIYILSLLGCQHQETTYTKLEAENAVFIDIDHPSEVSFKDYFSNIEIIPLETNENSLIARQGKTLYHDHKFFLLDKSQNALFIFTDKGKFIKKIQRVGRGPGEYTLVYDFNINPYTNNLELLDPRGAILVYNLDGEFISEISLPNDNSAYHNFINVSPDTVLFYTASNEKVFSLYARSKDEILRQFYDALHHNFPIKTQNTPLYKSNGNIYYTDAAQNHFYKYENDSLISQYTWDFGKYNFNLYEELPLDQDVLSLLKYFKNIENNKDNAAYNVQARLVTNNYVFTSFFFVQGGEQKFGNIIYNTQTDQSEFFEQFKEGGNFYSANICAGGIYDVIPPQVITNQDLGIIGPSLEMLSETDKEKWSKITLNDNPVIIRYTFKEGMVSKN
- a CDS encoding BF3164 family lipoprotein; this translates as MKFIIKILFLLLLLQACTEDKHPENYHIINFDFDSFSEVEKLKGQKLDIPDFIDPRRILNLKDYLVVSDDKADFPILILDKKTNTVINKMGVNGRGPGEIGYIWNIKDSGADTSFWVYQLEEKQLSEFTVNQTTAFTKSVIEFDSKKNKMYSGDNIAFSSDTSYMMKMSYGKDKFVEFNEKGRPFKFYDTWAHMRDNPTPDNVISALYNGTFKNDNSRENFILASIDVDVIELLKKKDNEIISLRGPVHFEPKFSIDYSAGVPLLAIDNKSSKYMYLDAAFGKEFFYALFSGDKSYPCGDIFVFDYEGNPQKHYQVDRKIKQFDVDETDGKIYALTGGDPQPNIIIFDL
- a CDS encoding 6-bladed beta-propeller, whose product is MIKHLSIRLTTLFVLLYINAFNTNQHNNNSNSSKVISVPINFDNKVDQIALSEIVYSIYYIPLKTSDADLMADVSKILDYNNQYFISDTEDNLFCFNEYGDFIYKIDRQGKGPGEYLRLRDFTIDKAKQALVISDDVSLKYYKIDNGEFIEEKPAPTYKMEYLDKGKYLLDASFNTNAKLAQEGELYSIILADSEAKIKDSYLLFDASINSEVNMYFKLNQFMKYNREVLVNRMLSDTIFTFSENELQSKYFIDYGDKTLPKDILDPDKLQKYKEKIGNYAIVSEVIETDKHLILYSLYEKSPVISLYNKTDLSVKNCAIGELPPFKNDIDSVPISPFVATTNANHLVSVIYPSDVIDAAKISTSSQLQNFASTLTENRNPILAIAIPK